One genomic region from Branchiostoma lanceolatum isolate klBraLanc5 chromosome 7, klBraLanc5.hap2, whole genome shotgun sequence encodes:
- the LOC136438989 gene encoding mdm2-binding protein-like, whose protein sequence is MDQYFLLVHTGHPSDADLQVIQRDMLDLIRSLQTEQRPALQSWLQDCPNRVIQRVPCLHLAFVTSWEEHLSQEKNKRSSSSWHALDKTHGEEEEEEDSKRCWVQQVEQLMKCRWTPSQETRKHRDEDNKDFEAHMTNLANHIHGLADQLPGSDSFMLNAVWISSSEDVTLESHIQLFGALKRLHDWHHAHIRLVPTLSDKATKMQLVRSLGNNASQEESLSEALKCSLNPLHLWRGSLNVHESKGPQFLSLPGFSLECRTDTPSIGRIKTALLSGKDNESTSVMTTEAEHHGSLELSQHLELVQVVQLEDVPRHLISPASLNLKLSEEHAKIQRSRALYQEVAGNPKVGLLTRLTCTRTLLPLKPAKERSAQEWTDKFKNKPSDTAAPPVEVKGAVHDLHLLVVGDGEKGCMAHILYPPAQLNGAVLHRLATTDNRLLEDTKPDLTPVENMLCHLPDLTSGLVGMERDLLQLQVYALKMWTEEKTAAGQPPQLTYQEIVSVLSAAKEEYLKRRLGATNIARTHLSGKGLDFTDITCASELDLDSNMWPEKEALVNRETMEDIEKSMKRQKSVDILLGGLQPPKRMDNEIKLDAEEFIKHFLTNGMAAKDNLTPLQLPKKGKLRQQTKQSHDVEPEQMKTTSFSEAVKTDLPGIEYCLDSKQAEDQDARISLIQSRYVSHETSSTCTVDKASSPATMVTRSATPKKQVGKHAGRRTTPRSQRSGSSRVVEKRKVDGSLDREQSKRHASVSKTGLPQHVKRERTLSAPVSRRSRATPQTLRASSCTDSAQEDKDRGKSCTSRAATTEKGADSSGKQQNATEKRSDRHKRKLWQVVDEALTLNGVGKGHKKYKACCTRLFEICKMFLRDLKNSHKLEDHMKRLAEQNVKQVVGFYIE, encoded by the exons ATGGATCAATACTTCCTCCTGGTCCATACTGGACATCCCAGCG ATGCAGATCTTCAAGTCATCCAAAGAGATATGCTTGATCTGATACGATCATTGCAGACAGAACAGCGTCCTGCGCTTCAATCTTGGTTACAAG ACTGTCCCAACCGAGTCATCCAGAGAGTCCCCTGTCTGCACCTGGCCTTTGTGACATCATGGGAGGAACATCTTAGCCAG GAAAAGAACAAAAGATCGTCATCATCCTGGCACGCCTTAGATAAGACAcatggagaagaagaagaggaagaagactcCAAGAGATGCTGGGTACAGCAGGTAGAGCAGCTGATGAAGTGCAGGTGGACACCTTCACAAGAGACAAGAAAGCACCGAGATGaagacaacaaagattttga GGCTCACATGACAAATCTGGCAAATCATATTCACGGCCTTGCTGACCAGCTTCCTGGTAGTG ACAGTTTTATGCTGAATGCAGTTTGGATATCATCCTCAGAAGACGTCACATTAGA GTCTCATATTCAACTGTTTGGAGCCCTGAAGAGACTACATGACTGGCACCATGCCCATATTAGGCTAGTGCCTACCCTTTCAGACAA GGCTACAAAGATGCAGTTAGTGAGGAGTCTTGGTAACAATGCCAGCCAAGAGGAGTCACTGTCAGAAGCCTTGAAATGTTCCCTGAACCCCCTTCATCTGTGGAGAGGTTCTCTCAATGTCCACGAGTCTAAG GGTCCACAGTTTTTGTCCTTGCCGGGATTTTCACTAGAATGTAGGACAGACACTCCCAGTATTGGAAGAATCAAGACTGCTTTACTATCAGG AAAGGACAATGAAAGCACAAGTGTAATGACAACAGAAGCTGAACATCAT GGTTCTCTTGAACTGAGTCAGCACCTGGAGCTGGTGCAGGTGGTACAGCTGGAAGATGTTCCTCGCCACCTGATATCACCTGCAAGTCTCAACCT AAAATTGTCAGAAGAACATGCGAAGATCCAGAGGTCAAGAGCCCTGTATCAGGAAGTCGCTGGTAATCCCAAG GTGGGCCTTCTGACCAGACTGACCTGTACCAGAACACTGTTGCCTCTCAAACCTGCCAAGGAGCGCAGTGCTCAGGAGTGGACAGACAAGTTCAAGAACAAACCTTCAGACACTGCAG CGCCCCCTGTTGAGGTGAAGGGGGCAGTGCATGACCTCCATCTGCTTGTTGTCGGGGATGGAGAGAAAGGTTGCATGGCACACATCCTGTACCCCCCTGCTCAACTAAATGGTGCTGTCCTACACAGGCTGGCAACAACAGACAATCGATTGTTAGAAGACACAAAACCTG ACCTTACTCCAGTGGAGAACATGCTGTGCCATCTGCCTGACCTGACCAGTGGACTAGTGGGGATGGAGAGGGACCTTCTACAGCTACAGGTGTATGCACTTAAGATGTGGACAG AAGAGAAGACTGCTGCTGGCCAGCCTCCACAGTTGACGTACCAGGAGATAGTGTCAGTTCTGAGTGCTGCAAAGGAGGAGTACTTAAAGAGGAGACTAGGAGCCACGAACATAGCCAGAACACATCTGTCTGGGAAAGGGCTGGACTTCACAGACATCACATGTGCTTCTG AGCTGGATCTGGACAGCAACATGTGGCCAGAGAAGGAAGCTCTGGTCAATCGGGAAACTATGGAGGATATTGAAAA GTCCATGAAACGTCAGAAGTCAGTTGACATTTTACTAGGAGGGTTGCAACCACCAAAACGAATGGACAATG aaATAAAGCTAGATGCAGAGGAGTTCATCAAACACTTCCTGACCAATGGCATGGCTGCAAAGGACAACCTGACTCCCCTTCAGTTACCT AAGAAAGGAAAACTGAGACAGCAGACAAAGCAGTCCCACGATGTAGAACCTGAGCAGATGAAGACCACATCCTTTTCAGAGGCAGTAAAAACAGACCTCCCTGGAATAGA GTACTGCCTGGACAGTAAACAGGCTGAGGACCAGGACGCTCGGATCTCCCTGATCCAGTCTAGATATGTCAGCCATGAAACCTCCTCCACCTGCACTGTGGACAAGGCCTCCTCTCCTGCTACTATGGTTACCAGGTCAGCCACGCCCAAGAAACAAGTAGGTAAGCATGCTGGGAGGAGAACCACCCCAAGATCACAGAGGTCAGGCAGCAGCAGAGTGGTGGAGAAGCGGAAAGTTGATGGCAGCTTGGACAGGGAGCAGAGTAAACG GCATGCCAGTGTAAGTAAAACAGGCCTGCCCCAGCATGTGAAAAGAGAGAGGACCCTGAGTGCCCCTGTATCCAGGAGGAGCAGAGCCACTCCTCAGACTCTAAGAGCCTCCAGCTGTACAGACTCTGCACAGGAGGACAAGGATAGAGGGAAGAGTTGTACAAGCAGGGCTGCAACAACCGAGAAGGGAGCAGATTCATCAGGAAAACAACAGAACGCCACAGAGAAGAGGTCGGACAGACACAAAAGG